One region of Pelotomaculum isophthalicicum JI genomic DNA includes:
- a CDS encoding copper amine oxidase N-terminal domain-containing protein, with protein MKRFGVILLCFMVVVLTVTTLALADTPIKLVINGQQIDSNPSPIMYQNRVFVPIRLVSQALGYNVTWQDSDQTVILDNRKPALKIYGSYDLEQKVNKALALLKNQSPETYTVIQNNIAEIRFAEEKNGDKAAWLTGNVINMCSDFGYTPVNQETPLIASIITKETYRYLYSKEPLAALTNDDAEVMADIVAYRVVQKLGASDELLFTLKQNAKNSLDRTYIAN; from the coding sequence ATGAAACGTTTTGGTGTAATCCTTTTATGCTTCATGGTTGTGGTACTTACTGTTACAACTTTAGCACTTGCCGATACGCCTATTAAGCTGGTTATCAATGGGCAGCAAATTGATTCCAATCCGTCACCAATAATGTACCAGAACAGGGTTTTTGTGCCAATAAGGTTAGTTTCCCAGGCTCTTGGCTATAATGTAACTTGGCAGGATTCAGACCAAACAGTGATACTAGACAACCGCAAGCCGGCTTTAAAGATTTATGGATCTTATGATTTAGAACAGAAGGTGAATAAAGCACTTGCGCTGTTAAAAAATCAATCGCCAGAAACATATACGGTAATACAAAACAATATTGCAGAAATACGCTTTGCCGAGGAAAAAAATGGAGATAAGGCTGCTTGGCTAACTGGTAACGTTATAAATATGTGTAGTGATTTTGGATATACGCCTGTTAACCAGGAGACACCATTAATTGCGAGTATAATAACAAAAGAAACCTACCGTTATTTATACTCAAAGGAGCCACTAGCTGCTTTAACAAATGATGATGCTGAAGTTATGGCGGATATTGTAGCATACCGTGTTGTACAAAAGTTAGGCGCTTCTGATGAACTTCTTTTCACTTTAAAACAAAATGCAAAAAATAGTCTTGATCGGACGTACATTGCGAATTGA